A single window of Rickettsiella endosymbiont of Dermanyssus gallinae DNA harbors:
- the lspA gene encoding signal peptidase II, producing MKNRKTSQLAWLWLSALVIVFDYVTKAWMSYWLDPSSIIPVFPCLNFILTHNPGAAFSFLGWADGWQRWLFVAISLGVSLYLMRLLYRGGVSKWVGCAIALIIGGAIGNLYDRLTLGYVVDFIDFCIGYWHFATFNVADMAISIGAVMWVIASYKKSGKK from the coding sequence ATGAAAAATAGAAAAACAAGCCAACTTGCTTGGCTTTGGTTGAGTGCTTTGGTGATTGTGTTCGATTATGTCACTAAGGCATGGATGAGCTATTGGCTAGATCCTTCGAGTATTATTCCGGTATTTCCTTGTTTAAATTTTATTTTGACACACAATCCAGGCGCGGCGTTTAGCTTTTTAGGTTGGGCAGATGGTTGGCAACGTTGGTTATTTGTGGCGATTAGTTTAGGCGTTAGTCTTTATTTAATGCGCTTATTGTATCGTGGCGGGGTTTCTAAATGGGTAGGTTGTGCTATCGCACTGATTATAGGTGGCGCGATCGGCAATCTTTATGATCGTTTAACCTTAGGATACGTAGTTGATTTTATCGACTTTTGTATTGGCTATTGGCACTTTGCTACTTTTAATGTCGCTGATATGGCGATTTCAATCGGTGCTGTTATGTGGGTAATTGCCAGTTATAAGAAGTCCGGAAAAAAATAA
- a CDS encoding phage integrase Arm DNA-binding domain-containing protein — protein sequence MARPRNKNNKGLPPNLYEGVNGHYKYRRPDTGKWHSIGKDRLKAVSVAKQLNSMLLPGREIVGKVMGQTIYLFNTFLDLFESKLMPERKLAVLTIKEHKKRLVHIREKLGNKVIDELSVKDISDFLDNFPSVSSNRYRSLLIVIFSYAVAKGLCNENPVEKTLPKMEEKKRQRLELEGFLDIYNHPEAEPWFKNALDLGLQTLQRREDLVNLKFSDIKDGYLYVIQHKTEKHGDSAYLKIKITPILQNVLGRCRDCFLSPFILHRKPEKHSKQNYKAESKQHFSQITPDYLTKAFSNIRDKLPRFKSMPVAKRPTFHEIRSLGIKEYENRGIDAQALAGHTTRAMTDKYKEGHEPQWTEVEAGLDLNFPVVEVAK from the coding sequence ATGGCTAGACCAAGAAATAAAAATAATAAAGGGTTGCCTCCAAATTTGTATGAAGGTGTCAATGGTCATTATAAGTATCGTCGTCCTGATACAGGGAAATGGCATAGTATAGGAAAAGACCGGCTTAAAGCCGTATCGGTGGCTAAGCAATTGAACTCGATGTTATTGCCAGGTCGTGAAATAGTGGGAAAGGTGATGGGTCAGACTATCTACCTATTTAACACATTCTTAGATCTGTTTGAATCTAAGTTAATGCCAGAGCGCAAATTGGCTGTTCTTACGATCAAGGAGCATAAGAAAAGGCTAGTCCATATCCGTGAAAAGTTGGGTAACAAAGTAATTGATGAATTATCGGTCAAAGACATTTCAGATTTTTTAGATAATTTTCCATCAGTTTCATCAAATCGTTATAGAAGTTTACTTATAGTAATTTTTAGCTATGCAGTAGCAAAAGGATTATGTAATGAAAATCCAGTTGAGAAGACACTGCCAAAGATGGAAGAAAAGAAACGGCAGAGATTGGAGTTAGAAGGATTTTTGGATATTTACAATCATCCTGAAGCAGAGCCATGGTTCAAGAATGCACTGGACTTGGGTTTGCAGACTTTGCAGAGACGAGAAGATTTAGTCAATTTGAAGTTTTCGGATATTAAAGATGGTTATTTGTATGTTATCCAGCATAAGACAGAGAAGCATGGGGACTCAGCTTATCTTAAAATTAAGATAACGCCTATATTGCAAAACGTTTTGGGCCGTTGTCGCGATTGCTTTTTAAGTCCTTTTATTCTCCATAGGAAACCTGAGAAACATAGTAAACAGAATTATAAGGCAGAAAGTAAACAACACTTCAGCCAGATAACACCAGATTATCTGACTAAAGCATTTTCTAATATTAGAGATAAGCTACCTCGTTTTAAATCAATGCCCGTTGCAAAGCGTCCAACCTTTCATGAGATTCGCTCTTTAGGGATTAAGGAATATGAAAATCGAGGAATTGATGCACAAGCACTCGCGGGGCATACGACACGAGCGATGACAGATAAATATAAGGAAGGTCATGAGCCTCAATGGACTGAAGTGGAGGCCGGTTTAGACTTAAATTTTCCAGTTGTGGAAGTAGCCAAATAA
- a CDS encoding pilin, protein MRRKERGLTLLELMIVIAIIGILASIAIPSYQNYSNRAKFSEVIQATGPFKLAVATCVQEHGNLSACGTPGQNGLPNNIKAQDLAKGYVASVEMGKNGQIIATSQRIRVNKVDHATYILTPTSQADGQLRWDISGTCVQQGLCKAE, encoded by the coding sequence ATGAGAAGAAAAGAACGTGGGCTTACGCTATTAGAGCTTATGATTGTTATTGCTATCATCGGTATTTTGGCGTCGATTGCCATCCCTAGCTATCAAAATTATAGTAACCGCGCTAAATTTTCTGAGGTTATTCAAGCAACGGGGCCTTTCAAACTAGCTGTGGCGACATGTGTACAAGAACACGGTAATTTAAGTGCTTGCGGTACCCCTGGCCAAAATGGCTTGCCCAATAATATCAAGGCCCAGGACCTAGCCAAAGGTTATGTGGCTAGCGTAGAGATGGGCAAAAATGGCCAGATTATTGCGACTTCGCAACGTATTCGCGTGAATAAGGTCGATCATGCTACCTATATTTTGACCCCTACTTCTCAAGCAGATGGGCAATTACGCTGGGATATCAGTGGTACTTGTGTGCAACAGGGTTTGTGTAAGGCCGAATAG
- a CDS encoding DUF6475 domain-containing protein, translating to METKDKKAFLAGLTVIAETVNRKLSKVLVRAYWSCLEPYSFLEVQHAFEEILKNPHVKKHAYFPSPSDIVAIIEGDIGSKSLLAWTEVTKAIREIGHYDSVIFSDELIHAVISDMGGWIALCQHSEKELPFIQRDFERRYQVYCRRRPKILPRQLTGRIAHQNAVNGHTAYIPSAIALSSKTKQIQPI from the coding sequence ATGGAAACCAAAGATAAAAAAGCTTTTCTGGCTGGATTGACGGTCATTGCAGAAACCGTCAATCGAAAATTATCCAAAGTTTTAGTAAGGGCTTATTGGTCGTGTTTGGAACCGTATTCATTTTTGGAGGTACAACACGCTTTCGAGGAAATATTAAAGAACCCCCATGTAAAAAAACATGCGTATTTCCCTTCACCGTCAGACATTGTTGCCATCATTGAAGGTGATATCGGCAGCAAAAGTCTACTGGCATGGACAGAAGTCACAAAAGCGATTCGGGAAATCGGTCATTACGACAGTGTGATTTTTTCGGATGAATTAATCCATGCGGTGATTAGTGATATGGGTGGTTGGATTGCATTATGCCAACATAGTGAAAAAGAATTGCCTTTTATTCAACGTGATTTTGAGCGCCGCTATCAAGTTTATTGCCGAAGACGACCCAAGATATTACCTCGTCAATTAACGGGGCGCATTGCACATCAAAATGCGGTAAATGGCCATACGGCATATATTCCTTCAGCTATCGCACTTTCTTCAAAAACTAAGCAAATACAACCTATTTAG
- the ileS gene encoding isoleucine--tRNA ligase, with protein sequence MTDYKNTLNLPHTKFPMKANLANAEPAVLKQWESSALYKQLRKKNHGKPKYILHDGPPYANGHIHIGHAVNKILKDIIVKAKTLSGFDAPYVPGWDCHGLPIELNVEKKHGSVGDKLTAKAFRQACREYAQKQIAIQRDEFKRLGVIGDWEHPYLTMDFKFEANIIRALGKVISRGHVQQGFKPVHWCVNCGSALAEAEVEYADKVSSAIDVRFRVVDEADFLRRITATTGHGPIVIPIWTTTPWSLPANEAVALNADLDYVLVQTKTERLLLAEALLEASLARYKISDYQCLGQAKGKVFEGTLLQHPFYHRQVPLILGEHVTTEAGSGAVHTAPAHGLEDYWVAQQYKLPLSNPVGDNGCFLPDTPLFAGEHVFKVTPHMIEVLQEQQNLLSEESIRHSYAHCWRHKTPLIFRATPQWFISMQQQGLRTDSLAAIKQVHWIPEWGQARIESMVSNRPDWCISRQRSWGVPIPLFVHQASRELHPKSLVLLEKVAAQVEEKGIDAWYDLNAEDLLGPEAKEYEKLSDCLDVWFDSGVTHYAVLMQNPELAWPADLYLEGSDQHRGWFQSSLLTSVAMNEKAPYKTVLTHGFTVDEKGHKMSKSLGNVVAPDKVIQSLGADILRLWVSSTDYRKEIAVSDEILKRTAEAYRRIRNTVRFLLANLHDFDPATDCVASNQLLSLDSWIIERANILQIEIINAYEEFQFHSIYQKLHNFCINDLGGFYLDIIKDRQYTLQKESIPRRSAQTALFYIAEAMVRWLAPILSFTAEDIWQYLPGKREKTVFLNEWYALPVSFEQDPLEPIYQQWDRQSYWNLLIQIRNEVNKAIEKCRIAGQLGSSLEADVELYVKADSSLAVLLGALQNELRFVLITSDAKLLTSTPPEQATSFKINDDELKITVISTVGNKEKCARCWHRRSDVGQIIEHPTICQRCVDNLPDGKGELRCYA encoded by the coding sequence ATGACTGACTATAAAAATACCTTAAATCTTCCTCATACTAAATTCCCTATGAAGGCGAATCTGGCTAATGCAGAGCCGGCCGTTTTAAAACAGTGGGAATCCTCAGCGCTTTATAAGCAATTGCGTAAAAAAAACCACGGCAAGCCAAAGTATATCCTTCATGATGGCCCGCCCTATGCGAATGGGCATATCCATATTGGTCATGCGGTTAATAAAATCTTAAAAGATATCATTGTGAAAGCAAAAACCTTGAGTGGTTTTGATGCGCCTTATGTACCTGGCTGGGACTGTCATGGTTTGCCGATTGAACTAAATGTTGAGAAGAAACATGGTTCCGTTGGGGATAAATTAACCGCGAAGGCTTTTCGTCAAGCCTGCCGTGAGTATGCTCAGAAACAAATTGCTATACAACGTGATGAGTTTAAACGTTTAGGTGTTATTGGGGATTGGGAACACCCCTACTTAACCATGGACTTTAAATTTGAAGCGAATATTATTCGCGCTTTAGGCAAAGTGATTAGCCGAGGTCATGTACAACAAGGTTTTAAGCCAGTGCATTGGTGTGTTAATTGCGGTTCTGCTTTAGCGGAAGCAGAAGTGGAATATGCGGATAAAGTTTCATCCGCGATTGATGTACGTTTTCGCGTGGTAGATGAAGCTGATTTTTTAAGGCGGATAACGGCTACTACGGGTCATGGTCCTATTGTTATTCCTATTTGGACCACTACACCCTGGAGTTTACCGGCTAATGAAGCAGTGGCTTTAAATGCTGATCTTGATTATGTGTTAGTCCAAACTAAAACAGAGCGTTTACTGCTTGCCGAAGCTTTATTAGAGGCGAGTTTGGCGCGTTATAAAATAAGTGATTATCAATGCTTAGGCCAAGCGAAAGGTAAGGTATTTGAAGGTACGTTGTTGCAGCACCCATTTTACCACCGTCAAGTGCCTCTTATTTTAGGCGAGCATGTGACGACAGAAGCAGGATCCGGTGCAGTACATACAGCGCCTGCGCATGGTTTAGAAGATTATTGGGTCGCACAACAATATAAGTTACCACTGAGCAATCCCGTCGGTGACAATGGTTGCTTTTTACCGGATACGCCTTTGTTTGCCGGTGAACATGTTTTTAAAGTAACGCCACATATGATTGAAGTATTGCAAGAGCAGCAAAACTTATTAAGTGAGGAATCTATAAGACATAGTTATGCGCACTGTTGGCGACATAAAACACCATTAATTTTTCGTGCAACGCCACAGTGGTTTATCAGTATGCAGCAGCAGGGCTTACGTACAGATAGTTTAGCGGCTATTAAACAAGTACATTGGATTCCAGAATGGGGTCAAGCGCGTATAGAGTCGATGGTTTCTAATCGGCCGGATTGGTGTATTTCACGGCAACGGAGTTGGGGTGTTCCTATTCCTTTATTTGTACATCAAGCATCGCGGGAGTTACATCCAAAAAGCTTGGTTTTGTTAGAGAAAGTTGCGGCGCAGGTTGAAGAAAAGGGAATTGATGCATGGTATGACTTAAACGCTGAAGATTTATTAGGGCCAGAAGCAAAAGAATATGAAAAGCTAAGCGATTGTTTGGATGTATGGTTTGATTCCGGCGTAACACACTATGCGGTGTTAATGCAAAATCCGGAATTAGCTTGGCCAGCCGATTTATATTTAGAAGGTTCTGATCAGCATCGTGGTTGGTTTCAATCCTCTTTATTAACGTCGGTTGCAATGAATGAAAAGGCGCCTTACAAAACCGTGTTAACACATGGTTTTACCGTGGATGAAAAAGGACATAAAATGTCTAAGTCCTTGGGTAATGTTGTTGCGCCAGATAAAGTTATTCAAAGTTTAGGCGCAGATATTTTACGTTTGTGGGTTTCATCAACCGATTATAGAAAAGAAATAGCAGTTTCGGATGAGATTTTAAAGCGTACCGCAGAAGCCTACAGGCGTATTCGTAATACAGTTCGTTTTTTATTAGCTAATCTACATGATTTTGATCCAGCAACTGATTGTGTCGCGTCTAATCAGCTTTTGTCGTTGGATAGTTGGATTATAGAGCGGGCTAACATTTTACAAATAGAAATTATTAATGCGTATGAAGAATTTCAATTTCATAGCATCTATCAGAAATTACATAATTTCTGTATTAATGATTTAGGTGGATTTTATTTAGACATTATCAAAGATCGCCAATACACCTTACAAAAAGAAAGTATCCCGCGTCGTTCTGCTCAAACCGCGCTTTTTTATATTGCTGAAGCAATGGTGCGTTGGCTAGCGCCTATTTTAAGCTTTACAGCGGAAGATATTTGGCAATATTTGCCTGGCAAAAGAGAAAAAACGGTATTTTTAAACGAATGGTATGCTTTACCTGTTTCATTTGAACAAGATCCCTTAGAGCCAATTTATCAGCAATGGGATCGTCAGAGCTATTGGAATTTATTGATTCAAATACGTAATGAGGTTAATAAAGCGATTGAGAAGTGTAGAATTGCGGGTCAACTAGGTTCGTCTCTAGAAGCTGACGTAGAACTTTATGTTAAAGCCGATTCAAGCTTAGCTGTATTGTTAGGTGCATTACAAAACGAATTACGATTTGTTTTGATTACTTCAGATGCCAAACTTTTAACATCAACGCCGCCTGAGCAGGCGACATCGTTTAAAATAAACGATGATGAGTTAAAGATAACAGTCATCTCTACGGTGGGAAATAAAGAGAAATGTGCACGTTGTTGGCATCGCCGTTCGGATGTAGGTCAAATTATTGAACACCCTACAATTTGTCAACGTTGTGTTGATAACCTTCCTGATGGAAAAGGAGAGCTACGTTGTTACGCTTAA
- a CDS encoding Cro/CI family transcriptional regulator, whose protein sequence is MPIHTLNKVINYFGSATQVAKILGINQQSVSDWHRGRSKVPLDVALHLDFLMRGEVDWKELVPFEIAYRLKDLRLTLKEVRTYPCELTHVLLNRITVPNYFSKNQQNQPVYIQRPPCIDEDHALIFGHKVFLNYQEKNKKTIPCWKFSIGKLVEGKYITEDLVKTFLISERAAIGIALENFLGERRGRKKVQNSALFNFDKGTKTREFVATHLGFGSHFTYQQAKELFQRGCPELIEEADQKKISISKAASLAKGSYEEQRKVETSLTP, encoded by the coding sequence ATGCCCATTCATACATTAAATAAAGTGATTAATTATTTTGGATCAGCTACACAAGTGGCTAAAATTTTAGGAATCAACCAACAAAGTGTCAGTGATTGGCATCGTGGTCGTAGCAAGGTGCCCTTAGATGTCGCTTTACACCTTGATTTCCTTATGCGTGGCGAGGTGGATTGGAAAGAGTTAGTACCTTTTGAAATCGCTTATCGTTTAAAAGACTTGCGTCTGACATTAAAAGAAGTCCGTACTTATCCCTGTGAATTAACACATGTACTTCTAAACCGCATCACGGTACCCAATTACTTTTCAAAAAATCAACAAAACCAACCTGTCTATATACAAAGACCACCCTGTATTGATGAAGATCATGCGCTTATTTTTGGTCATAAAGTTTTTCTTAACTATCAAGAAAAAAACAAAAAAACAATTCCCTGTTGGAAATTTTCTATAGGAAAATTAGTCGAAGGTAAATATATAACAGAAGATTTAGTAAAGACCTTTTTAATAAGCGAGCGAGCAGCCATAGGAATTGCCCTAGAAAACTTCTTAGGAGAGCGTAGAGGAAGAAAAAAGGTGCAGAACTCTGCACTTTTTAACTTTGATAAAGGCACAAAAACCAGAGAGTTCGTCGCTACACATTTAGGTTTTGGCAGTCACTTTACATACCAACAAGCTAAAGAATTATTTCAACGAGGCTGCCCTGAATTAATCGAAGAAGCCGATCAAAAAAAAATATCCATATCAAAAGCAGCATCCCTTGCTAAGGGCTCTTATGAAGAACAGAGAAAAGTTGAAACATCGTTAACCCCATAA